The following coding sequences lie in one Danio rerio strain Tuebingen ecotype United States chromosome 25, GRCz12tu, whole genome shotgun sequence genomic window:
- the dld gene encoding dihydrolipoyl dehydrogenase, mitochondrial (The RefSeq protein has 2 substitutions compared to this genomic sequence), with amino-acid sequence MQSRNHLYRTLATRGQHLPCKLHGATVLSARTYADKAAIDADVTVVGSGPGGYVAAIKAAQLGFKTVCVEKNATLGGTCLNVGCIPSKALLNNSYLYHMAHGKDFESRGIEIQGISLNLEKMMAQKSGAVKALTGGIAHLFKQNKVTHVNGFGTITGKNQVTAKTADGEQVINTKNILIATGSEVTPFPGIEIDEDSVVSSTGALSLKNVPEELIVIGAGVIGVELGSVWQRLGAKVTAVEFLGHVGGMGIDMEISKNFQRILQKQGLKFKLSTKVMGATKRPDGKIDVAVEAAAGGKNETLTCDVLLVCIGRRPFTGNLGLESVGIELDKRGRIPVNGRFQTNVPNIYAIGDVVAGPMLAHKAEDEGIICVEGMAGGAVHIDYNCVPSVIYTHPEVAWVGKTEEQLKEEGVPYKVGKFPFAANSRAKTNADTDGLVKILSHKDTDRMLGAHILGSGAGEMINEAALAMEYGASCEDVARVCHAHPTVSEAFREANLAASFGKAINF; translated from the exons ATGCAGAGCTGGAACCATCTGTACCGCACACTCGCTACG CGAGGCCAGCACCTTCCTTGCAAGCTGCATGGAGCCACAGTCTTGTCTGCGAGAACGTATGCTGACAAAGCAGCAA tTGATGCTGATGTCACAGTTGTGGGCTCTGGACCTGGAGGATATGTTGCCGCTATCAAAGCAGCTCAGCTTGGGTTTAAG ACAGTATGCGTGGAAAAGAATGCAACCCTTGGAGGGACGTGCTTAAATGTGGGCTGTATCCCATCAAAG GCTTTGCTAAACAACTCATACCTGTATCACATGGCACATGGAAAAGATTTTGAAAGCAGAGGCATTGAAA TTCAGGGCATCTCATTGAACCTGGAGAAGATGATGGCACAGAAGAGCGGGGCGGTCAAAGCTTTGACAGGCGGGATTGCACACTTATTCAAACAGAACAAA GTAACTCATGTAAATGGCTTTGGAATGATAACTGGCAAGAATCAAGTGACTGCAAAGACTGCTGATGGAGAACAAGTCATTAACACTAAAAACATTCTCATCGCTACTGGATCAGAGGTCACACCCTTCCCAGGCATTGAG ATTGATGAAGACAGTGTTGTGTCATCCACTGGTGCTTTGTCCCTCAAGAATGTTCCTGAGGAACTTATTGTGATTGGAGCAGGAGTCATTGGTGTGGAGTTG GGTTCTGTATGGCAGAGGTTGGGTGCCAAAGTTACAGCAGTGGAATTTCTTGGCCATGTTGGTGGTATGGGCATTGACATGGAGATCTCTAAGAATTTCCAGCGAATTCTCCAAAAGCAGGGCTTGAAGTTTAAACTGAGCACCAAGGTCATGGGTGCCACCAAAAGACCTGATGGCAAAATTGATGTGGC tgtggaAGCTGCAGCCGGTGGCAAGAATGAGACACTCACCTGTGATGTTCTGCTGGTCTGCATTGGCCGTCGTCCCTTCACTGGAAACCTCGGCCTGGAGTCTGTTGGTATTGAACTGGACAAACGTGGGAGAATCCCTGTTAATGGCCGCTTTCAGACCAACGTGCCCAA TATCTATGCCATCGGAGATGTAGTAGCTGGACCCATGTTGGCTCATAAAGCAGAGGATGAGGGTATCATTTGTGTGGAGGGAATGGCAGGAGGAGCCGTCCATATTGACTACAACTGTGTGCCCTCTGTTATATACACACATCCTGAGGTTGCCTGGGTCGGCAAAACTGAGGAACAGCTTAAAGAGGAA GGTGTGCCATATAAGGTGGGCAAATTTCCTTTCGCGGCTAACAGCAGAGCCAAGACGAATGCTGATACAGATGGACTGGTAAAAATCCTTAGCCACAAGGACACAGACAGGATGCTGGGAGCACATATTCTGGGATCG gGAGCGGGGGAGATGATTAATGAGGCTGCTTTGGCTATGGAATATGGTGCATCGTGTGAGGATGTTGCAAGAGTGTGTCACGCCCATCCC ACTGTATCAGAGGCCTTCAGAGAAGCTAACCTTGCTGCTTCGTTTGGAAAAGCTATCAACTTCTAG